The following coding sequences are from one Pocillopora verrucosa isolate sample1 chromosome 5, ASM3666991v2, whole genome shotgun sequence window:
- the LOC131775264 gene encoding tribbles homolog 2-like: protein MNSTTNRYHPYQRNASKTNIESTPLPNLTITHQTAKRTNDLPQICKVGKYLLLERPGGSALYKAVDTETRTELACKIIDVNKFRETLAPMFHLPPHDGINKIIEILVSDSYAYVFFERSFGDLHSYVRTKRRLKEEEASKLFHHIVSSVAHCHESGVVLRDLKLRKFVFKNPERSNVKLEGLEDAYPLDGEDDTLEDKHGCPAYVSPEILQASGGYSGKAADVWSLGVMLYTMLVGRYPFHDTEPSVLFTKIRRGHFTVPDTISSKAKCLIRSMMRREPTERLSAREILEHPWFTSSFHITSPCKIDQKIADQTVPDLASDDTPSFFV, encoded by the exons ATGAACTCTACGACGAATCGTTACCATCCCTATCAGCGCAATGCATccaaaacaaatattgaatCTACGCCATTACCAAACTTGACTATAACTCATCAGACAGCGAAGCGAACGAATGATTTACCACAAATATGCAAGGTTGGGAAATATCTTTTATTGGAACGTCCAGGTGGAAGCGCTCTTTACAAAGCGGTGGACACCGAAACGAGAACAGAACTTGCTTGCAAAATCATAGACGTCAATAAATTCCGGGAGACTCTAGCGCCGATGTTTCATCTTCCTCCACACGATGGCATCAACAAGATTATAGAAATCTTGGTCAGTGACTCCTACGCTTATGTTTTTTTTGAGCGATCGTTTGGAGATTTACATTCTTACGTTAGAACAAAACGTAGACTGAAGGAGGAGGAAGCAAGCAAATTATTTCACCACATCGTCAGTTCAGTTGCACATTGTCACGAGTCGGGTGTTGTCTTGCGCGACCTGAAACTTAGAAAGTTTGTGTTTAAAAATCCCGAAAG ATCAAATGTAAAACTTGAGGGATTAGAAGACGCTTATCCTCTTGACGGCGAAGACGACACTCTCGAAGACAAGCATGGCTGCCCTGCTTATGTGAGTCCGGAGATTTTACAAGCAAGCGGTGGTTACTCGGGCAAGGCAGCCGATGTGTGGAGTCTGGGAGTGATGTTGTACACTATGTTAGTCGGACGATACCCGTTCCACGATACAGAACCGAGTGTGCTTTTCACGAAAATTCGACGTGGACATTTCACAGTTCCGGACACGATATCGTCAAAAGCGAAATGTCTGATTCGCTCGATGATGCGCCGTGAACCCACAGAAAGACTGTCTGCCCGGGAAATCCTTGAACATCCTTGGTTTACGTCAAGTTTTCATATCACTAGTCCTTGTAAAATAGACCAGAAAATAGCTGATCAAACCGTGCCAGATTTGGCCTCAGATGACACGccttctttctttgtttga